The proteins below come from a single Dinghuibacter silviterrae genomic window:
- a CDS encoding PorP/SprF family type IX secretion system membrane protein has translation MRNHFFALCVTTTCLLQAAHAQQSVQFSQYVFDGLTINPAYAGYKGDPYLNTTFRDQWTGFTGAPKTAVVSFDALTNVSDDRMGLGGQLLYDQLGPQQNYSLTGSYSYRIPLAGDQPDDPHRLCLGIAGLLSQYSLNGSTFQYEDPGDPLITGTTVRTKFVPDAHFGVFYYTKRFYAGGSILNLFSINGGRRIYYANGSAYSSLLEGTTMYLTAGGMLDLSDEVKFKPSIMIKEDFKGPTNSDFNVFFLFDEILWVGGSYRTSMKFWDKSNLQQNLQASDAASLMAEFYINPQFRIGYSYDFTTSGLSNYQSGSHELSLGITFKTKRFGQYMATPRYF, from the coding sequence ATGAGAAACCATTTCTTTGCCCTCTGTGTAACGACCACTTGCCTGCTGCAGGCCGCCCACGCCCAGCAAAGCGTACAGTTCAGCCAGTACGTCTTTGACGGCCTGACCATTAACCCTGCCTATGCCGGCTACAAAGGCGATCCCTATCTGAACACTACCTTCAGGGACCAGTGGACCGGCTTTACCGGCGCCCCCAAAACAGCCGTGGTGAGCTTTGATGCCCTGACCAACGTATCCGACGACCGCATGGGGCTCGGCGGCCAGCTCCTCTACGACCAACTGGGGCCCCAGCAAAACTATTCCCTGACCGGTTCGTACTCCTACCGGATCCCGCTGGCCGGGGACCAACCCGATGACCCCCACCGGTTGTGCCTGGGGATTGCCGGGTTGCTGTCCCAGTATTCCCTCAACGGGTCCACCTTCCAGTACGAAGACCCCGGTGACCCCCTGATCACCGGTACGACCGTCCGCACCAAGTTCGTGCCCGACGCCCACTTTGGCGTGTTCTATTATACCAAGCGGTTTTATGCAGGGGGATCCATCCTGAACCTGTTTTCGATCAACGGCGGCCGCCGGATCTACTACGCCAACGGTTCCGCCTACTCCTCCCTGCTGGAGGGAACGACGATGTACCTCACCGCCGGGGGCATGCTCGACCTGTCCGACGAGGTCAAGTTCAAACCGTCCATCATGATCAAGGAAGACTTTAAGGGACCGACCAACTCCGATTTCAACGTCTTTTTCCTGTTTGACGAAATCCTCTGGGTCGGCGGCTCCTATCGCACGAGTATGAAATTCTGGGACAAAAGCAACCTCCAGCAAAACCTCCAGGCCTCCGACGCCGCCAGCCTCATGGCCGAATTTTATATCAATCCGCAGTTCAGGATAGGATACTCCTACGACTTTACTACGAGCGGCCTGTCGAACTACCAGAGTGGCTCCCACGAATTGTCCCTTGGCATCACGTTTAAAACAAAGCGGTTCGGCCAGTACATGGCGACCCCGCGCTACTTTTAA